The DNA segment GTGCCGACGTCGTCCCTGAGAATGCGAGAAATTTCGGAGAACAATGGAACCTCCCGGACGGAAACGTCTACACGGACACTGAGAAGATGCTCACTGCTGTCGAGCCCGACATTGTCAGTGTCTGCGTTCCGCCCCATATCCACGCACCTGTCGTGATGACGTGTGCTGAGAGTGGGGTAATGGACGCGATCCACTGTGAAAAGCCGATGGCAACGAGATGGGAGGACTGTCAGAAAATGGCATCGGCCTGTAAGCGGGCCGGAATCCAGCTTACGTTCAACCACCAACGACGGTTCGGAAAGCCGTTCCGGAAAGCCAAGTCGCTACTTGAAAACGGAAAAATAGGCTCGTTAGAGCGAATCGAACTCGGTGGAAAAAATCTATTTGATTACGGGTCGCACCTGTTTGACCTCTGTGGGTACTTCACTGACCAAGCGATGTCGAAATGGGTGATGGCTGGGATCGAATACAGCGAGGAAAACGTACAGTTTGGGGCCCACAACGAGAATCAGGCCATCGCGCAATGGCGGTATACGAACGGTGTCAACGGGCTCGCATCGACAGGGGACGGTGGCATTGTCGACTGTCATATGCGGCTGCTGGGCTCAGACGGAATGATAGAAATAGGTGGTGAGGTTCCGCTACGGGTCCGGACCGGGAAAAACTGGACAACGGTCGACACTGGGGGAGAGGACGTACACGGTCCCAACGAAACAATATTCGACGCTGCAAAACAGAAGATCAGCGCTCGTATACCGGGAGCCACTGTAGAAAACGCGAGACCTGAAACCTATATTGACCGTGCCATAGCGGACACCGTCGACGCACTGGACACGGGTCGTGAACCTGAACTTTCAGCTGACAACGCTCTGCAGGCAACGGAACTTATATTCGGGTGCTGGGAGTCCGCTCGGCGGTGCGGGCGAGTCGATTTCCCACTAGAAATCGACGACAACCCGCTGGAATCGATGGTCGAAAACGGGCAAGTACTCACTGCTGACAATCGATAAATTCCAGTACACCCCGAACAGTTGCACACTGAGACGGAGTGGCAAGATACGCCCTGATAATGCGGCTGCGTCACAGTTACCCCGCCCATAACAAACAGATGGTATCCGAAGTATGTAGCAACGGAGAGTCTATGCAGGCACAGCAATATCGAGTACTGAGTCGGAAGAACACACTGGTGTCCGTCAATCGGCCTAGTATTGTGGCTCGTCACACACGCAACAGGGAGTTCGAACGACGATGCTAGATAAACTGAAACGGTTGATAAAGCGGCTGCTCCCGGCCAGTGATGACGTGATGGAGCAAACCGTAAAGAGTGGCGTGTGGGTCGGTGTGATGAACGTCACAGAACGGGGACTAGAACTGTTGTTGCTGGTCATCGTTGCCTCACTGTTGTCCCCGCGTGCAGTCGGGTTGATGGGGATAGCGCTGTTGACGCTCTCTTCACTCAAGAAGTTCTCCGAGTTGGGAATCAAGTCCGCTCTGATACAGGCCGAGGAGGACAACGTCGACGACGAGCTCAACACTGCTTGGACAATCGAGACAGCCAGAGGGACTGTAATTGCCGTTATTCTGTTCCTCGGGGCCCCGTTTATTGCGTCGTTGTTCAACGAACCTGCAGCGACCGATCTGTTTCGGGTCATCGCCCTCTCACCGTTTATTGTTGGGTTACGAAACCCTGCTGTCGTCTATTTCCAGAAGAGTCTAGATTTCCACAAAGAGTTCGTGTATAGGGTCAGCGGCGCGGTGGCATACTTCGTCGTCACCGTAGGCATAGCTCTGTATGACCCAACTGTCTATGCACTGGCAATCGGATACATCGCCGGCGACGCCGCCCGGTTCCTCGTCTCGTATCTGGCGGACGGGTACCGTCCGTGGCCTTCGTTCGATATCGATGTGGCGAAGAAGCGCTACAGTTTCGGAAAGTGGGTTACGGCCAATTCAATCCTGTATTTCCTGTACAGTAGAGGAGACGACGCGTTTGTCGGCTGGGCGCTCATGGCAAGTGCACTGGGATTTTACCAGCTCGCCTACCGGCTCTCGAACGCGCCGGCGACCGAAATCACACAGACAATCTCCAGTGTGACGTTCTCGGCGTATTCGAAAGTGCAGAACGACGTCGAGAAGCTGCGGTCCGGATACTTCCAGACGCTCAGAATGACCACATTGGCTTCGTTCCCAGCGGCAATGGGTATCGCGGCAGTCGCACCCGCGTTTGTCGAGGCGTTTTTTACCCCCGAGTGGCAGCCGATGATACCAGTGATGCAGTTGTTGGCTATCTACGGACTGTTGCGTTCGATGGGTGCGACGATGGGACCGGTCTGGAAAGCAGTCGGGCGACCGGACTATATTGCTAAACTCTCTGCTGTACGTGTGGCCCTCATTGCTGTATTCATCTATCCGGTCACGATGATGTATGGAATCGAAGGCACTGCAGCTCTCATTACGGGTATTTACATTTTCCCGATGATGCCGATTGACACCTATCTTATCGCCCGGACCATCAATGTGTCTCCAGTTCGAGTTTTCAGGGAGGTATCGTATCCCCTGGTGGCGAGTCTTGGGATGGCAGCCGCAGTGACCTACGTCTATCAGACGGTGACTCTCACTGGGCCGGTGTTGGAGTTTATCCTGTTGGTCCTCGTTGGTATTGGAGTCTATGTGGCCCTGGCCCTGGCGCTCATGTTTAGTTTCAATTGGGAAGTCAAGCAGAACCTCGAATCAATATTCGATGCGTTGGCGTGATCAAAATGAGACAGACAATCCAAATCAATCGATCCGGCGAAAAGAGGAGCACAGCGCGATGAAGCGACGAACAGTGCTTGCTGGCGTCGTCCCGTTCTTACAGGTCGGGCGGTGGTTAGATCAGCTGCTGCTCGTGAATCAAGGTGAGATAGTTCAAAAGCGGTTCGTCGGCATCGCCGAGGGGGAGACGACTGAGATCACCGTCACTGACGATGACGGGACAACTGTTTCATCCGAACACGAGGGACAGCTTGGGCAGTCACCAGCAGAGATATCACCTGAGGTTGCAACCTCCCTGCGGGAAAGGTACGACTCGATACGGTTCCACGTCACAGTAAACCACCACAACGACAGTCCCAAAGTGTTCGGTCGGACCGGAACGATAGAATACCGGACATCCAGAACGCTCTACAGCGGGATTGGAGTGGGCGACCACATTTCGTTTCAGACATCTCTCCTGAACGCTAACAGCATCATTTCGCTGTCGTGCCTAGCAAACGAGAAGGAGTCCCTACAACGCCGGTGTCGAGTCGGAGTCGAGGACCCGACCGCGGAATGAGATAGACCGCTCCAAAGTAGAGCCTCATTCAGAAATATCGCGTAGAGCGTGGGACGCATTTTCCCAGAGAATATCGCCTTTGAATACACTGCTGCGTTAGATCCAGCAACAAGGTTTGTTTTCGAGTGAATTCATCGCAATCGAAAATCCCGGATACCCAAGTATTGCACGAAGTGGTTCACAAAAGTCAATCCGCATCTTATGAGCAGCCCAATAGTACGGCTGCTGAACCGAATATACTCCCAGAGGCTGTAATGGTTCACAGCTAAAGACATGAGTGACAGTCATCTTGTACTCATTGCTGAGAATAGCATGTAAATCGGACAGGACTGATAGAGACCACAAAATCACTCGCAAACGGCTTGAACATCTTGCCACCACAAGAGAATTTGAGCGACGGGGTCGTGATCTCTGAAACGGGACTCGGTGACCTAGGCCGATTGACTTTCAGATCGAGCGGATCTGCTGGTCACGAAGTGGAGTGATATCAGATGGTAGTACCTCCGTAACATTACAAAGATACCGTAATTCGACTATACTAAACGAGTATTAGTTTCTCAACTGCCATTTTCGATTATAATATTTGCTCTAAATGTGGTATGCAAGAAAGTATCGCATGGTCAGCAAGTTATGCAAACAAGACCCAACCGGTAACAACGAATAAAATAGTAAATAGGGATTACCGGAGTGTGACCAACGAAGAACAGAATCGCTCGCACGACAATGGAGAGGTGTCGCGAGATAAAAGTAGTACGACGGGAACAACCGTCATAGACCGCCGCACGTGCATGAAATTAGCAGGTGTTGCCGCTGCGTCTTTGGCAGGATGTGCCGGTAAAGGTGATCCTACCGCAGGAGGATCGGCAGCAAAATTCGGATACGGTGGTGAGCCTGCAGTTACGACACAACTCAGCGCAGTCGATGTTTCGAAGGTGGCCGAAGACACCAGTATGGCAAGGTCGGTCAGCAGCCTCAGCATCGATTCTCCGCTCTCAACAACACTGTCTCCAAGTTCCTCTGATCTCTTTGCGTTCAGGCCCGACAGCGAAAATGTAGCGGTTAAATTCACGCCGGGTACAGACACAGGTGCTGCTGCGGTCGGACTGTTCAATCCGGACGGTGAATTACTCTCCCAAGCGTACGCGAGTTCAGATGTCCCGGTGTATCTGCCGGAATCACTCTCAGCCGGAAGTACACACTACCTGCAAGTCATGGACGTCAGTCGAAGCGGTGGCGATTACTCACTCACCATTTCGACGGATAGTACGACGCAGTCTCAGTCACCGTACGAAGGGACAGTCAGGGCAATTCCCGGACGTATTCAGGCCCAGAACTTCGACATCGGTGGCGAAGGCGAGGCGTACCACGACACGTCTAGCGGAAATATCTACGGTTCCGCTAACCGAGATACTGACGTTGATATCCGACCAACAGAGGACAAGTCAGGAAAGTACAATATCGGCTACTTTCAGGCCGGAGAGTGGCTCGAATACACAACCGATGTCTCGCCGGGGACGTACGATATTAGAGTCCGAGTGGCGTCAGCACTCTCTGATGGGCGACTCGAACTGTCTCTTGGAGATCGTACCCTCACGACGGTCGCTGTCCCTAATACGGGCGACTGGACCTCGTGGGAGACAGTCACAGTAGAAGACATCGAAATCGAGTCCGAGCAGCAATCGACGCTTCGCGTCGAAGCACTGGATTCCGGTGTAGAATTCAATTGGCTCGAATTCGATAGAGTCGATGCGCAGAAACCGTACAATGGGACTCTAGCGACGATTCCCGGGCGCATTGAGGCACAAAACTACGACACGGGTGGCGAAGGAGTATCGTACTCCGATACGACCGCTGGGAACGAATACGACACCA comes from the Haloarcula hispanica ATCC 33960 genome and includes:
- a CDS encoding Gfo/Idh/MocA family protein produces the protein MTYTVAVIGTGADPDDPDTDGFAMAYRHAGAYRRLDSCELTACADVVPENARNFGEQWNLPDGNVYTDTEKMLTAVEPDIVSVCVPPHIHAPVVMTCAESGVMDAIHCEKPMATRWEDCQKMASACKRAGIQLTFNHQRRFGKPFRKAKSLLENGKIGSLERIELGGKNLFDYGSHLFDLCGYFTDQAMSKWVMAGIEYSEENVQFGAHNENQAIAQWRYTNGVNGLASTGDGGIVDCHMRLLGSDGMIEIGGEVPLRVRTGKNWTTVDTGGEDVHGPNETIFDAAKQKISARIPGATVENARPETYIDRAIADTVDALDTGREPELSADNALQATELIFGCWESARRCGRVDFPLEIDDNPLESMVENGQVLTADNR
- a CDS encoding lipopolysaccharide biosynthesis protein, with the translated sequence MLDKLKRLIKRLLPASDDVMEQTVKSGVWVGVMNVTERGLELLLLVIVASLLSPRAVGLMGIALLTLSSLKKFSELGIKSALIQAEEDNVDDELNTAWTIETARGTVIAVILFLGAPFIASLFNEPAATDLFRVIALSPFIVGLRNPAVVYFQKSLDFHKEFVYRVSGAVAYFVVTVGIALYDPTVYALAIGYIAGDAARFLVSYLADGYRPWPSFDIDVAKKRYSFGKWVTANSILYFLYSRGDDAFVGWALMASALGFYQLAYRLSNAPATEITQTISSVTFSAYSKVQNDVEKLRSGYFQTLRMTTLASFPAAMGIAAVAPAFVEAFFTPEWQPMIPVMQLLAIYGLLRSMGATMGPVWKAVGRPDYIAKLSAVRVALIAVFIYPVTMMYGIEGTAALITGIYIFPMMPIDTYLIARTINVSPVRVFREVSYPLVASLGMAAAVTYVYQTVTLTGPVLEFILLVLVGIGVYVALALALMFSFNWEVKQNLESIFDALA